AGAACAATTGAAGGAGATTTTAACCGAGTTTAATTATGGTCATTTTGTCAAGGCCGAGGAACATGTTGctaaagaatctgaggaaAATGTTCAAGTTAAGAATGAGCCAGTTTCCGATCCATTACCGCAACAAGAGCCTGTGACTATTGTAAAGTTGGAGGAAACGGAATCGGATGATATTTTTGATCAAGTCCTTGCCGAGGATACCACAACTGCAGATTTTTTGGTTCCCGAACTGGAAGAGAATGTTCCTACACTCATGGAGAAGCCGGACGTGAATATACAAgagaaaaatgatactacAAACAAAGATATTGCACACCAAAGTGACACGCACAGGGACCGAAAGGAAGAAGCCCTTCAACCTAAACAGGAGACTACAGAGACTCCAGTTCAACCACTTGCGCATGTCAAGGCCGAAAATAGTGGAAACATTCAGATACCAAAGAAACCTGCGTCTGCAGATCCTCTcaagattccaaaaaagCCAAAAGCTGTGACAACACTTGCAGACATAAAGGGCGAGGCTGCAAATGCAGTACAGACGAAACACTTTGGTTACAGACCACGGACTCACGAAGATGACGATGCTGACTCGTTTTCATCAATGAGTTCAGTAAATGATTAGTTTTACTTTACATTATTCCAAATCGACAGTTCCTCCTGCTTCTTGTATTTCTtttgcaaacttttccGCTTCTTCCCGTGGGACGTCtgtttatacatttttacGATTAATGCAAGACAAACCTTTTTTTATTGCGCGCGGGAAACTTTCTACGAGTTCCTTTGATTCACGTAGACCCAGTCCGCATATGCTGCGCACGACTTTAATGACCGCAATCTTTTTGCTTGCGTCGAATCCAACAAGTTTGATAGTGCACGTTGTTTTTTGTGGTTCTATAAATGTTGTGTAAGTGGTATGACATGGGAAATTGGAGAGTAGGAGGCGTTGTTTTAAAGCGGTGGAGGTTCCTATGAAAGACGTCCTGAAATATTGGACCTGGTGTAAGGATGAAGGCCATAGATAACATTCCCTTTGGGGATAAAGTTGACAAGTGGACCTATGCATGCTCAACATGGTACATTCTCAGTAATACATAAATAACCCCCAACCACATTAGTGATACTCCCTTTCCTCAGTATGGatccatggtagtactccattagatCCACCACTCAGTACAGATTCCATAGGAACATCtggagtatctccatagagtctcaaatctgtctaacccaaggatctcctttatagcgattataaagtttccatcccgcaaaacaagccaaggcagaagtaccaAGAATGCCGGTAGGGACTCCTATGGATATCTTAATATTAGTAGAAGAGTCAGAGCCATGTCCAGGATGGCTTTGAGGTTGATCTTGACCTAGAGCAGCAGGAGATAGAGTTTCAGTAGGAGCAGACTTTTCAGCAGTATCGGACCCATTATATCTGCCGAACCCATGGTTCTCCAGCAAAGCGTTTGTAGATCCAGTAAGCAAACCCGGTTAGAGAACCTGAGGCACCAAGAACAGAAGAGGCGATGATATACGGAGTATGGTCAGTATTAGGGTCTTTATTAGGAGAAGCTCTATAATCGTCTTGTTGAGGTAGAGTATTAACATCTTGAGAACTAGCAGCTGAGTTAGATTGGTTAGGTTGGTCAGCATTGTGTTGTTGAGGAGAAAGTTCTGCAGGAGATTGATCAACACCAGATTGAGGTTGATGAGATATAGAGTCAGAGTGATCGGTAGATACTTGAGGAGGAGAATTTTCACCTTCGGATTCATCATCTTGTTCATCGTATTCCCCCACGTCTTGGTTTTCAGAATCAGACTGTTCAGTACGTGCTAGTTGTTTAGGAAATTCTGGGCATAAGTTTAGACCACTTGTGGCTCGGTTTATGGTTTCTATGATATTCTGTGGACTAAACTCTTTCCATTTCCCGTTTCTATCTTCATTCTTAAGCCATCTATTACCTTCTCCCTCCTTTTCAATCTGCATAGCAACTGGATACCCTATCTCGCAATTTTGAAAGTAGACAGTGACCTTCGAGACTTCTCTTAGAGGAAAGTTGAGATTACCCCGTTCCACTCTCTGCTCTTCGTTTTTATACACTATGGAAGTCACTGTAAAAGTCTT
This region of Theileria equi strain WA chromosome 1, complete sequence genomic DNA includes:
- a CDS encoding 60S ribosomal protein L7/L12 family member protein (encoded by transcript BEWA_026930A), whose amino-acid sequence is MEYYHGSILRKGSITNVVGEPQKTTCTIKLVGFDASKKIAVIKVVRSICGLGLRESKELVESFPRAIKKDVPREEAEKFAKEIQEAGGTVDLE